The genomic window GGAGATGCACTCTTTGCCCATTCTCAAACGAGGAGCTTTTGCATTCTAATGTAACACTCGTTCTTTATGAACGCCATTTACCGGCTAAAAGGTCGATAAAAAAGAATTGCGAGCCCAAGGCTTTAAAGAAAAGCATCTTCTAACGACTTAAACAAGGCATTGTATGACAGTGGCAAACTTTTTAAACGAAGCAAAAGCTCAGGGCAATAAACTATTTTTGCAATTCGGCGGTCAGGGATCTCCATGGCTGAAAGAACTCGCAAAAATTTACGAATCAGAACCTTCTCTAAAAGAATTATTTGATACTGCCTTCAACGCTTTGAAAGAAGAACTTCCGTCTTTGGACAAGAGCATTATCTCCCAAGGATATGATTTCGAAGCTTGGCTCAAAAATCCAGAATCCGCTCCGGATGAAAATTATCTGAGCAGCGCTACGGTTTCCATCGTCGGGATCTTCCTTACTCAGACAGCAAATTACGTCTCTTTAACTCATAAAGGCTTTCCTACTTCCGAACTGATCGCCAACTCGATCGGAGCTTCCGGCCATAGCCAAGGTATCGTTCCGGCAGTCCTGGTTTCCTTGGGAAAAGAAGGCGCAGATTTCTATAAGGAATATGCAAAATTCATAAAATTCATCCTTTATTTAGGCTACAGAGCTCAACAACTCTACGGTATTTTCAATCCTTCCGAAGAAGTCCTGAAAGGGAACGAGGAGATCGGAGACAAACAACCCGCTCCAATGGTTGCAGTTATCGGTTATACAGCAGCGGAACTTTCCGAAAGAGTAGCGAAGACAAACTCTGAACTTGGATTGTCCGGAGACAAGGCGATCTATGTTTCTCTTTTCAATACTCCTGATTCCAATATCGTATCCGGAAATCCGGAAGCTCTTCTTGCTCTCCGTAAGAAATTCAAAGCGGAGATGGATGATAAGAAAGTAAAATTCGTATATCTCAAAACCACCGCACCTTTCCATTGCCCGATCATGGACGCTACCGAGCAAACCGTTCCGAAAGATATGGAAAGGATCGGATTCAGCTACAAGGGTTCCGATCTGAAAATCCCTGTTTATTCTATCTTCGACGGAAGGAATTATCAGAACGAAGCAGACGTTAGCCTTCCATTGTTCAGAGAAGTACTGATCAAGGCATTGCATTGGAAAGAAGCAACATCTGCCTTCGTGAACACTCCCAAAGTAGTAGGTATAGATTTCGGACCGAGCGTAGTTTCTCAGAAACTCACTCAGGCAAACCTGGGAACTTCCGAAAACAAGATCTACAGCACTTCCAGTCCGAAAGACATCAAAGTCCTTTTGGCATAAGTAAGATAGGCTCGGATCTATCCGAGCTCAAAAAGAGAAAGGCTTCCGCTATGGATTCGGTTCAAAAATTCCTAAGAACCACTGTCCGGCGGCTGCCTTTTCTTTTTCCGGAACATCTCCGGCAAAAATTACTCTTCGAAGTACTCGCTCCCTATCGAGAAAAAGAACTCCCCTTCTTAGGCAAATCCGCATTCCAAACGGGACAGCATTGCGAATTGCAATTATGGAAGTCCGTAAAGGAACCTTCTTCCGATCCTGACTTCTCAAATCAGTATATCTCTCACAAGCAGAAATCCTTATTAAGAGAGATCGCTAACAGACTCTATCCGAAAGCGAAGCATGCAGGTTATAAAGATTCGGTCACTCGGGAAATGTTATCCCAAGGACTTCCTGTTAGAGGCGCCTGCATTCGAACTGAGTTCTTTGATGTAAGGGCGGACTTCATCTTGCCCGCCGACGGAGGCTGGGAAGTAATCACAGTCAAGGCTTCTTCTTCCGCCAAGAGATCTCATGTATCCGAACTTTCTTTTATTCGAATGGTTCTAGAAGAAGCCGGATTCAAAGTAAGTAAGACCGCATATCTCATCATCAACTCAGGTTATCATTTTGTAGAAGGAGAAGTCGATCCGAATCGTCTCTTTCATCGCAAGGATTGTAGTGTAGAGACGGAGGCTTCTTTAGTACAAACGAAAGAGAAAGCGTACCGTCTTTTGGAGATATTGGAAAGGGAGAAATTCCCTTCTAGATCTTCCGTGAAACATTGCGATCATCCTAGAAGCTGTTTCTTCCCGAATGCATGTTATGCGGAAGATCCTCCGGGAGATCTATTCACTCTCAGAGAGGGAAAAGATATCACGTACCAACTCTGGAACCAAGGGAT from Leptospira langatensis includes these protein-coding regions:
- a CDS encoding ACP S-malonyltransferase; the protein is MTVANFLNEAKAQGNKLFLQFGGQGSPWLKELAKIYESEPSLKELFDTAFNALKEELPSLDKSIISQGYDFEAWLKNPESAPDENYLSSATVSIVGIFLTQTANYVSLTHKGFPTSELIANSIGASGHSQGIVPAVLVSLGKEGADFYKEYAKFIKFILYLGYRAQQLYGIFNPSEEVLKGNEEIGDKQPAPMVAVIGYTAAELSERVAKTNSELGLSGDKAIYVSLFNTPDSNIVSGNPEALLALRKKFKAEMDDKKVKFVYLKTTAPFHCPIMDATEQTVPKDMERIGFSYKGSDLKIPVYSIFDGRNYQNEADVSLPLFREVLIKALHWKEATSAFVNTPKVVGIDFGPSVVSQKLTQANLGTSENKIYSTSSPKDIKVLLA
- a CDS encoding DUF2779 domain-containing protein, yielding MDSVQKFLRTTVRRLPFLFPEHLRQKLLFEVLAPYREKELPFLGKSAFQTGQHCELQLWKSVKEPSSDPDFSNQYISHKQKSLLREIANRLYPKAKHAGYKDSVTREMLSQGLPVRGACIRTEFFDVRADFILPADGGWEVITVKASSSAKRSHVSELSFIRMVLEEAGFKVSKTAYLIINSGYHFVEGEVDPNRLFHRKDCSVETEASLVQTKEKAYRLLEILEREKFPSRSSVKHCDHPRSCFFPNACYAEDPPGDLFTLREGKDITYQLWNQGIRNLSDAEINKDFTTRQKIQIEAVKSGKEYINSEALVAFLNRLKFPLYFLDFETINPPVPVYSRTNPFQHVPFLYSLHVLQENLIEEPKEYHYLDDNKKDPRLGILESLSSQIQPGGTVIAFNDNFEKRCLKESTDTYPEYKKWFQSIEPDFMDLAKPFWDYDYYHPDQKGTTSLKTVLPVLTGVDYKDLSIHAGHTANAEFLRIKTEPVLPEERAKVEADLIAYCKMDTFALVLVLRKLAEKLDWRPK